The genomic stretch CGTGCTGGGCATCGGCTGCGCTTCCACCGTTTCCGAAAATGAGCACCTTGCCCCCGTTATTAAAGGTGGCAACGATTTCCTCTGCGAGCTGAATGACTTTGTCCGACGATTCTTTGGCAAATGCTTCTTTTGCCAGAGTGGATTGACTCAGGCGGGTATAAATAAATTCGTTCATCGCTGCTATGGTATGTTTTGCTTTTCCTGTGAAGGAAAATGAAAAAGCGTTTCCGCACCCGGACGCACGAAAACGCTTCTGATGATCAAAGAAATGATCGAAGAGTTACGCCAGTTGGCTTATAATTTCTTCAGAAATTTCATTGATCGCCTTGGAACCGTCCACAGAGATCATTTTGGCGCTGCCGGTGTTCTTGAAGTAGTTGACCGCAGCCATGGTGCCAGAGTTGTCGTCATAATAGATGTCATGCCGTTTGCCGATAGCCACTTCGTCCTGATCATCGTCCCGCATGCTCAGTTCGCCGCCGCAGACCCGGCAGACCAGCTTGCCGTCTTTTTCTACTGGCTTGATAGCATCAAAAGCGATGTGGTTGGGATGGTTGTTGTCGTTGGCACAGAGGCGACGTCCCATGATTCGTTCTTTGGCAATTTCGCGGTCGAGCTTAATCTCAATAACCTCGTCAAGGGCCATGCCGGATTCGGTCAGAGCCTTATCCAGGGCCTCGGCTTGGGCCAGCGAACGGGGGAAACCGTCCAGCAGCCAGCCTTTTTCTTTGGATTTGCCCAGGGTCTCCAGTACCATAGGAATGGTGATATCATCGGGAACCAGATCGCCCTTGTCAATGTACTCTTTTGCCTTCTTGCCAAGTTCGGTGCCGCCCTTGATGTGCTCGCGGAAAATAGCTCCAGATTCAATATGATCCATGCCGTATTTTTCTTTAACAATGGCACCCTGGGTACCCTTACCACTGCCATTTGGTCCGAAAGTAAGAATGTTCATAACTGACTCCTTTGAAAGTAAGATGAAAGAACAGTACATCAACCTGTTCTGTTGGTAACAGAGGATAATCGTCCGCAGAAAACATCCGGGACAGCGAGAAGCCCCGCTCATTGAAACACGACTATACAGCAACTGAAAGGCTTCTGCCATGAAAAATATGGGCGTATATTTTGACAACTGCGTACAAAGAGAGTAAGAATGAGCCCGAAATATGCCTGCCTCGCAGGGGAAACTTCATGCGCTAACAAAATACTTTTACAATATAAATTTACCATGAAACACGTGAATGTAGGGCTTATCGGATTCGGTACAGTGGGCAGCGGTCTGGCCGAGGTGCTTCTTTCTCAGCAGGAACGT from Candidatus Electrothrix communis encodes the following:
- a CDS encoding adenylate kinase, translating into MNILTFGPNGSGKGTQGAIVKEKYGMDHIESGAIFREHIKGGTELGKKAKEYIDKGDLVPDDITIPMVLETLGKSKEKGWLLDGFPRSLAQAEALDKALTESGMALDEVIEIKLDREIAKERIMGRRLCANDNNHPNHIAFDAIKPVEKDGKLVCRVCGGELSMRDDDQDEVAIGKRHDIYYDDNSGTMAAVNYFKNTGSAKMISVDGSKAINEISEEIISQLA